The window AAGTGCGCTAATTccacatttatatatgtatgtttctATGTATCAATCGTTCTTTTCAaaacaaagattaaaaaaaacatatttcgaTACAACGAAACCAAAACcaacaaaactgttttttttcttcgtcgaACTTAGCGAGCATAGGTTTCAGCGCATTTGGTATTTATCCTTATTTGTGTCAAtcaatttatctttatcttctttttgtttttgtctttataaaaatcgttttatattatacgaaATTGTTAATACTTTCGcaattcttattatatactttatacttttttctcgtttttaacacattttgtAAATAGATATATGCTTTTTATCAGATGTTATTTTCCTAATTAGATAATAACTATAAAGAACATTGTATATCACATTAACTctcaatcttttttaaagattatttttgctttCCACAGCGCTTATATCTCTGTTcaccttttctttttctctatgCTCATTATagcaattaatattcaatctTATCACTGGAATAGGGCGAGGTTCAAATCTTTgtcttctttataaaatatttgcacgAATATTTCGAAATACGCGTctgtatgtaattaatatgttGTGCGATAATGATTCACATACTGGCAAAACTTGTATTACTACATCTTACATGTATAGTGTGAGATgacgatttttatatttcgccAGTATATACATGTTCCAGTAGATGACACAAagtttttgaagaaaatcatCATAATGCTTGAATTGATATTTGTACTTTTGTGTAATTCTTTTTTGATCTTCggatgtaaaaaaagtgaaaaatctTGCGTTTTTAACTCGACGTGTACCAGATATCTATAGTATATCAAAAAGTTCATTTGATATATCGGATGAAAATTCCAGTGCTGTACTctgaaagtaaaataaaaagtgaacaTGTAAGAACTCATTTCAAAATTCGTAATAATTCGCAAAAATGTCTTCAACACTACAATAGTTAATAGAAATCAACCATACTTCAAAATGGTGCCACTTTAACGTCTTTTATTGCCATGGCGTCGGGCGTATTTACGGTTTttcctataaaataaaaataaaataagttaccTGCAAACCACAATTATTAgtgtgtaaattaatatattaaagaaattagaaaaaatacctgaatatatataaacgtttTAACTCGGGTTCAGTgtgataaaattaacaattaaatgatTCAAATTTTCCTTCACTAAGTTAGATAGATTGGATGTccgaagaggaaaaaaaaacaaaaaaaaaacaaaaaccaCCGAAGTCagattgaattatatataatatgtctaTTATTGTATCGAGATTCAAAAGTCCAaagttgttaaaattaatatcaaagaGTCCGGATGTCAAAGTGTAGTAGCAAGAAGAtcaaaaggaaagaaagagttAATTTCTTGCTAACgtgtgcatttttttaattgtaattcagAGAAGTAGAAATAGATACCTGATCCTATTCGGTGATGGAACTGGCGCATGTTCCGCAATAGCAGGTAGTACAGATATGAATTTTTCGGTTGGACGTAACATACATTCAGTGCGCGATGAAAGTTTCCAAATTAGCTTCTGTTTGTATGGCATTTGTTCCTGGGCGTTATACTTGCTCAGTATGGCGCCTACAGTCCCATGAGTGAAACGAAAACTCTCCTCTGAAATCTGAAACGCAATAAAAAAGCATGAACTTTCGAGGaacgataattaaattatggttTTATTCAAGATAAACAATTAAACTTAAAAggtcaaataataaaataacagtcaCATTGCATGTCTCTCGGAGTTCCACAGCAAACTGCATGAGTTCATCTTTCAGCATTTGATAGGATGACGTAATGTTAGTTGTATTGTGCGAGGATGGACTTTCGGCAGACACGGTGGCGTCTGCAATCAATCGTTTAGCAGCAGCATCGAAATAAGTGCATAGTAAAACCAGAGCTACTTCAGATGGTCTGAGACTCGCACAATTACCATCGCAAGTCACCATTTCCAATCGAAGGATTAATTCGGATTCCTAAAATAAGATATAGCTTGATAATTTTCAtgttaatgtaataatgtatctgcaaatatatacaaatacttGGAATTCTGTTCTCATCTTTGGTGAGAACTCAATctctttttactttcttattagtctaaaataaatcagaaaataataaCTCACCTTGACGATAGTGGTATACACGTCGCAGAAATGCATTTGCTTCGCTATCACGTGAAACATATTGTTGAACAAACGTAGAAAAGTTAGAGTAGTAGTAGGTTGAGTACCGGGTGCCCATTGCAACTTTTCTTGTATCACATTTGACATGCGTCTTAAATCTTGAGCCGTGCATCCGCACTGCGAGATCGAGACCAGGTGGTCGGCATCTATGGATTGCATCCGTTGGATGGCGGCTATGTAAAAGGCTGATACGCTGATACAGGCCATATACTTCTGTTTTGCTTTCATCTTGGTCAAGAAACGGTCTATCAAGTTGATCGCAATAAAGAATACGTCAGAAGACAAATCGTACACCACTTTCAAGCATCTTAGAACATGAGCAGATCTGTCCCGAGCATCAATAGTTATTTCATCATCGTCCTGAAATGcattcaattattaaacaagTGCTACTATTAattcgtaatattttaaactttaagaattaaagatatatatactaa of the Monomorium pharaonis isolate MP-MQ-018 chromosome 11, ASM1337386v2, whole genome shotgun sequence genome contains:
- the LOC105835518 gene encoding cyclin G, whose translation is MSHTAGMDTGLPVPDAIPPLEKLYEDLILNLVQEIKFQPDLHQLPITTDDDEITIDARDRSAHVLRCLKVVYDLSSDVFFIAINLIDRFLTKMKAKQKYMACISVSAFYIAAIQRMQSIDADHLVSISQCGCTAQDLRRMSNVIQEKLQWAPGTQPTTTLTFLRLFNNMFHVIAKQMHFCDVYTTIVKESELILRLEMVTCDGNCASLRPSEVALVLLCTYFDAAAKRLIADATVSAESPSSHNTTNITSSYQMLKDELMQFAVELRETCNISEESFRFTHGTVGAILSKYNAQEQMPYKQKLIWKLSSRTECMLRPTEKFISVLPAIAEHAPVPSPNRIRKNRKYARRHGNKRR